A genomic stretch from Schistosoma haematobium chromosome 4, whole genome shotgun sequence includes:
- a CDS encoding hypothetical protein (EggNog:ENOG41KOG2619~COG:S~CAZy:GT10), with translation MRESFDIVVRRDKYTLTVKLLYSVSIILLIIWVMNIVPSLFQWRINQVDHDVILKTIEFSCNNISVPNGSESDLASVLHKIYSPISKTSVQKYPLRFSLEENRLEKLYDSLGVNKMVKTFLKYGHRAIITPMNFSKCHASKCAVITDMNRWREADALILTEHKVPNGIRPPEQLWFSLIHESPVHIAMAGTLENEINHTISFRLDSTIYSPYGSYEPYMKHHGPETRYPLPSRNFATGKSKKVAWFVSNCNPKSPRMQYAKELSRHITLDIYGQCGTLSCPKYIPTDTSSVSCLKMISENYKFYLSFENSLCSEYITEKLYKNALKNDILPIVMGASIEEYERVAPPYSFIHVDQFESPGKLADYLKYLDKNDTAYNEYFAWHGHGIIHDRDSQPQCAMCLLAHTSHAFGPYWVPSVARWWNDGCNGRELRWNP, from the exons ATGCGTGAAAGTTTTGATATAGTTGTACGAAGagataaatatacattgacagTCAAATTGTTGTACAGTGTATCAATTATTCTATTGATCATATGGGTGATGAACATTGTACCGAGTCTCTTTCAATGGAGAATCAATCAAGTCGATCATGATGTAATACTTAAAACAATAGAATTTTCGTGCAATAATATATCTGTTCCAAACGGGTCAGAATCAGATCTTGCTAGTGtattacacaaaatatattccCCTATCAGTAAAACGTCCGTTCAAAAATACCCACTGAGATTTAGTCTGGAAGAAAATAGACTTGAGAAATTATACGATTCATTGGGTGTGAATAAGATG GTGAAGACGTTTCTCAAATATGGTCATCGTGCAATTATTACACCGATGAACTTTTCAAAATGTCATGCTTCGAAATGTGCAGTTATCACTGACATGAACAGATGGCGAGAAGCTGATGCACTTATACTGACAGAACATAAAGTGCCAAATGGAATTCGACCTCCAGAGCAATTATGGTTTAGTTTAATACATGAGTCACCTGTACATATTGCTATGGCAGGTACACTGGAAAATGAA ATTAATCACACTATCTCCTTCCGTCTGGATTCAACGATTTATTCACCATACGGTTCCTATGAGCCATACATGAAGCACCATGGACCAGAAACACGATATCCTTTACCTTCCAGAAACTTTGCTACTGGAAAATCAAAAAAAGTTGCATGGTTTGTGAGTAACTGTAATCCGAAAAGTCCAAGAATGCAATACGCCAAAGAACTTTCACGACATATCACG CTTGATATTTATGGTCAGTGTGGCACGTTATCGTGTCCAAAGTATATTCCAACAGATACCTCATCAGTTAGTTGCTTGAAAATGATTAGCGAAAATTATAAGTTTTATTTGAGCTTCGAAAATAGTTTGTGCAGTGAATACATAACAGAGAAGTTGTATAAAAATGCATTGAA AAACGATATACTTCCAATTGTGATGGGTGCATCGATAGAAGAATATGAAAGAGTCGCTCCTCCATACTCGTTTATTCACGTTGATCAATTCGAATCACCAGGGAAACTGGCAGACTATTTGAAGTATTTGGACAAGAACGATACTgcatataatgaatattttgcaTGGCATGGTCATGGAATCATACATGATCGGGATTCACAACCTCAATGTGCAATGTGTCTGCTAGCTCATACATCTCATGCATTTGGTCCATATTGGGTTCCGAGTGTGGCACGATGGTGGAATGATGGATGTAATGGTCGGGAATTGCGTTGGAATCCATGA